A window of Kribbella amoyensis contains these coding sequences:
- a CDS encoding FdhF/YdeP family oxidoreductase, with the protein MVDIEQPKKKAAGVPAVLSSFKFGFREMGPARTGKVFLKMNQDGGFDCPSCAWPDPDHKRKHAAEFCENGAKAVAWEATRKRVPRAFFAENSIDDLNRISEYELGKLGRITEPMLKRAGSDRYEPVGWDEAFHVVARHLRALDTPDDAVFYTSGRTSNEAAFLYQLLVRAYGTNNLPDCSNMCHESSGTALTRVIGSGKGAVTLEMLEEAELIVVVGQNPGTNAPRMLSHLEIAKKNGADLVSVNPLPEPGMMNFKNPQRPSGWVGKGTELADQHLQIRIGGDQALFLAVGHLLLEAEANAPGTVLDKTFIDRHTSGFELYAKHNAELDWPAVELATGLNRAEIEEFTRRFLKSKATVICWAMGLTQHREAVATITEIVNVLLLQGNIGKPGAGPCPVRGHSNVQGDRSMGIWEKMPDAFLDRLDAEFAFSSPREHGIDAAATVQRLRDGGVRVFFAMGGNFAMATPDTDVVHRGLRECDLTVHVSTKLNRSHTVTGREALILPTLGRTDHDQTAAGPQSVTVEDSQGAVHLSTGNLLPPSPELRSEVGIVTGLAQVLVPDVGEIPWADFAGDYSLIRQRIGRVCDGYENFEDRLRENEGGFLLAHAARDRREFRTSDARAQFSANDLTWLPTEPGRLLLQTMRSHDQFNTTVYGLEDRYRGVHGTREVVFVHPDDLADLGLADGQYVDIVSEYAGVERRASRFRLVSYPTARGCVAAYYPETNVLMSADDVAKGSNTPVAKGLTVRLEPTES; encoded by the coding sequence ATGGTCGACATCGAACAACCGAAGAAGAAGGCCGCAGGGGTCCCGGCCGTGCTTTCCTCGTTCAAGTTCGGTTTCCGCGAGATGGGCCCGGCGAGGACCGGCAAGGTCTTCCTGAAGATGAACCAGGACGGCGGCTTCGACTGTCCGTCCTGCGCGTGGCCGGATCCCGACCACAAACGCAAGCACGCGGCCGAGTTCTGCGAGAACGGCGCCAAGGCCGTCGCCTGGGAGGCGACCCGTAAACGGGTCCCGCGGGCGTTCTTCGCCGAGAACTCGATCGACGACCTGAACCGGATCTCGGAGTACGAGCTGGGCAAGCTCGGCCGGATCACCGAGCCGATGCTGAAGCGGGCCGGCTCCGACCGGTACGAACCGGTCGGCTGGGACGAGGCGTTCCACGTCGTCGCCCGGCACCTGCGCGCCCTCGACACGCCCGACGACGCCGTCTTCTACACCTCCGGCCGGACCAGCAACGAGGCCGCCTTCCTGTACCAGTTGCTGGTGCGCGCGTACGGCACGAACAACCTGCCGGACTGCTCGAACATGTGCCACGAGTCCTCCGGTACGGCGCTGACGCGGGTGATCGGCAGCGGCAAGGGCGCGGTCACCCTGGAGATGCTGGAGGAGGCCGAGCTGATCGTCGTGGTCGGCCAGAACCCGGGCACCAACGCGCCGCGGATGCTCAGCCACCTGGAGATCGCCAAGAAGAACGGCGCCGACCTGGTCTCGGTGAACCCGTTGCCCGAGCCGGGGATGATGAACTTCAAGAACCCGCAGCGCCCGTCCGGCTGGGTCGGCAAGGGCACCGAGCTCGCGGACCAGCACCTGCAGATCCGGATCGGCGGCGACCAGGCCCTGTTCCTTGCCGTCGGCCACCTTCTGCTGGAGGCCGAGGCGAACGCCCCCGGGACCGTGCTGGACAAGACCTTCATCGACCGGCACACCAGCGGGTTCGAGCTGTACGCCAAGCACAACGCCGAGCTGGACTGGCCGGCCGTCGAGCTGGCGACCGGGCTGAACCGGGCCGAGATCGAGGAGTTCACCCGGCGGTTCCTGAAGTCCAAGGCGACCGTGATCTGCTGGGCGATGGGGCTGACCCAGCACCGCGAGGCCGTGGCCACCATCACCGAGATCGTCAACGTCCTGCTGCTGCAGGGCAACATCGGCAAGCCGGGCGCCGGACCGTGCCCGGTCCGCGGTCACTCGAACGTCCAGGGCGACCGCAGCATGGGGATCTGGGAGAAGATGCCCGACGCGTTCCTGGATCGGCTGGACGCGGAGTTCGCGTTCAGCTCGCCGCGGGAGCACGGGATCGACGCGGCCGCGACCGTCCAGCGGTTGCGTGACGGTGGCGTCCGGGTCTTCTTCGCGATGGGCGGCAACTTCGCGATGGCGACACCTGACACCGATGTGGTGCACCGGGGTCTGCGCGAGTGCGATCTCACCGTGCATGTGTCGACCAAGCTGAACCGCTCCCACACCGTGACCGGACGGGAGGCGCTGATTCTGCCGACGCTCGGCCGGACCGACCACGACCAGACCGCCGCCGGTCCGCAGTCGGTGACGGTCGAGGACTCGCAGGGCGCCGTCCACCTCTCCACCGGCAACCTGCTGCCCCCGTCACCTGAGCTGCGCTCCGAGGTCGGCATCGTCACCGGGCTCGCGCAGGTCCTGGTGCCCGACGTCGGCGAGATCCCGTGGGCCGATTTCGCGGGCGACTACAGCCTGATCCGGCAGCGGATCGGCCGCGTCTGCGACGGGTACGAGAACTTCGAGGACCGGCTGCGGGAGAACGAGGGCGGCTTCCTGCTCGCGCACGCGGCAAGGGATCGGCGCGAGTTCAGGACGTCCGACGCGCGGGCCCAGTTCAGCGCGAACGACCTGACCTGGTTGCCGACCGAGCCGGGCCGCCTGCTGCTGCAGACGATGCGGAGCCACGACCAGTTCAACACCACGGTGTACGGGCTGGAGGACCGGTACCGCGGGGTGCACGGGACGCGCGAGGTGGTCTTCGTGCATCCGGACGACCTGGCCGACCTGGGGCTGGCGGACGGGCAGTACGTCGACATCGTGAGCGAGTACGCCGGGGTCGAGCGCCGCGCTTCGCGGTTCCGGCTGGTGTCGTACCCGACTGCTCGCGGGTGCGTCGCGGCCTACTACCCGGAGACGAACGTGCTGATGTCGGCCGACGACGTTGCCAAGGGCAGCAACACCCCAGTGGCGAAGGGCCTGACGGTCAGGCTGGAGCCAACCGAGTCCTGA
- a CDS encoding rhamnogalacturonan lyase produces MVTASGSRRLVVPVLTLALAATAAFSGPAQARPLQSGQVTATYRPAPKMEKLDRGLTAATTSEGVFLSWRLLAHEATRAGDHGLTGTDFAVYRGGRKLATVTDSTNYLDRTPTVGAKYRVVSVVKGREDDLSDTVEPWATDHTELKLRKPADGVTPKGDPYTYSANDMSVGDVDGDGQYEYVVKWDPSNSKDVSQVGYTGNVYIDTYKADGTLLYRLDLGKNVRAGAHYTQFLVYDFDGDGRSEMMLKTAPGTKTTSYDRDGRVRSERYVTMPAADRKAGYTHQDDYRVSATDYYDHLVDLFEHWHAQPEVVAGQWPKTLEAAFGIPDRYSYPLSHSDAAALVDYFMDTYAPSRSTRNQLRAFEGFILSGPEYLSVFRGSDGKELQTIRYEPGRADDGLRWGDYAMSRIEPGNRVDRFLAGVAYLDGKRPSAVFARGYYTRTTLAAYGWNGDRITKQWAVDSGWTPMTNPFNDSPHGRDGTDPQYGSITTQGFHSLSASDVDEDGKQEIVYGAATIDDDGSVLYSSKDVLPPQSANPGAVARLGHGDAMHVTDIDPQRPGKEIFTVHEGATSAPYGYALRDAKTGEVLYGEYSGRDTGRGMVGDIVPEEPGLETWATRLRTADGDALGTAMPGTNQSIRWAADMTTQLVDGSGDTTPTIKDWRRGTLLTATDTRTNNGTKGNPSLVADVLGDWREELLVRTADSSAIRIYLSTEVTDRKLYTLMHDAQYRAEVARQQTTYNQPSYPSFYLASDVDWSKVPLTR; encoded by the coding sequence ATGGTCACTGCCTCCGGATCCCGCCGGCTCGTCGTCCCCGTGCTCACCCTGGCCCTGGCCGCCACCGCCGCGTTCAGCGGTCCGGCGCAGGCCCGGCCACTGCAGTCCGGCCAAGTCACCGCCACCTACCGGCCGGCGCCGAAGATGGAGAAGCTGGACCGGGGCCTGACCGCCGCCACCACCAGCGAAGGCGTCTTCCTCAGCTGGCGGCTGCTCGCCCACGAAGCCACCAGAGCCGGCGACCACGGTCTCACCGGCACCGACTTCGCCGTGTACCGCGGCGGCCGCAAGCTTGCCACTGTCACCGACAGCACGAACTACCTGGACCGCACGCCGACCGTTGGCGCGAAGTACCGGGTCGTGTCCGTGGTCAAGGGGCGCGAGGACGACCTCAGCGACACGGTCGAGCCATGGGCCACCGACCACACCGAGCTGAAGCTCCGCAAACCCGCTGACGGCGTCACGCCCAAGGGCGACCCGTACACCTACTCCGCCAACGACATGAGCGTCGGCGACGTGGACGGAGACGGGCAGTACGAGTACGTCGTGAAGTGGGACCCGTCGAACTCCAAGGACGTCTCCCAGGTCGGCTACACGGGCAACGTGTACATCGACACGTACAAGGCGGACGGGACTCTGCTGTACCGCCTCGACCTCGGCAAGAACGTCCGGGCCGGCGCCCACTACACGCAGTTCCTCGTGTACGACTTCGACGGTGACGGCCGCTCGGAGATGATGCTGAAGACGGCGCCCGGGACGAAGACCACGAGCTACGACCGGGACGGCCGGGTCCGGTCCGAGCGGTACGTGACGATGCCGGCCGCGGACCGCAAGGCGGGCTACACGCACCAGGACGACTACCGGGTCAGCGCCACCGACTACTACGACCACCTGGTCGACCTGTTCGAGCACTGGCACGCACAGCCCGAGGTGGTGGCCGGGCAGTGGCCGAAGACGCTCGAGGCCGCGTTCGGCATCCCCGACCGGTACAGCTATCCCTTGTCCCACAGCGATGCGGCCGCGCTCGTCGACTACTTCATGGACACGTACGCACCGAGCCGCAGCACCCGGAACCAGCTCCGCGCCTTCGAGGGGTTCATCCTCAGCGGACCCGAGTACCTGTCGGTGTTCCGTGGTTCCGACGGCAAGGAGCTGCAGACGATCCGGTACGAGCCGGGGCGGGCCGACGACGGTCTTCGCTGGGGCGACTACGCGATGTCCCGGATCGAACCGGGCAACCGGGTCGACCGGTTCCTCGCCGGTGTCGCGTACCTCGACGGGAAGCGCCCGTCCGCAGTGTTCGCCCGCGGCTACTACACGCGGACCACGCTGGCCGCGTACGGGTGGAACGGTGACCGCATCACCAAGCAGTGGGCCGTCGACAGCGGCTGGACCCCGATGACGAACCCGTTCAACGACAGCCCGCACGGCCGTGACGGCACCGACCCGCAGTACGGATCCATCACCACACAAGGCTTCCACTCGCTCAGCGCGTCGGACGTGGACGAGGACGGCAAGCAGGAGATCGTCTACGGCGCCGCCACGATCGACGACGACGGCAGCGTGCTCTACAGCTCCAAGGACGTGCTCCCACCGCAGAGTGCGAACCCTGGTGCCGTCGCACGACTCGGCCACGGCGACGCGATGCACGTGACCGACATCGACCCGCAGCGGCCGGGCAAGGAGATCTTCACCGTGCACGAGGGCGCCACCTCCGCCCCGTACGGGTACGCCCTGCGGGACGCGAAGACCGGCGAGGTGCTCTACGGGGAGTACTCCGGTCGCGACACGGGCCGCGGCATGGTCGGCGACATCGTGCCGGAGGAGCCGGGCCTGGAGACGTGGGCGACCCGGCTGCGGACCGCGGACGGCGACGCACTCGGTACGGCGATGCCCGGGACGAACCAGAGCATCCGCTGGGCGGCGGACATGACCACGCAGCTCGTGGACGGCTCCGGCGACACCACTCCGACCATCAAGGACTGGCGCCGCGGCACCCTGCTCACCGCCACGGACACCCGCACGAACAACGGCACCAAGGGCAACCCGTCCCTCGTCGCCGACGTGCTCGGTGACTGGCGGGAGGAACTGCTCGTCCGTACGGCCGACAGCAGCGCGATCCGGATCTACCTGAGCACCGAGGTGACCGACCGGAAGCTGTACACGCTGATGCACGACGCGCAGTACCGCGCCGAGGTCGCGCGGCAGCAGACGACGTACAACCAGCCGTCGTACCCGAGTTTCTACCTGGCCTCCGACGTCGACTGGTCGAAGGTTCCACTCACCCGCTGA
- a CDS encoding SDR family NAD(P)-dependent oxidoreductase has product MTTPRRALVTGAASGIGAACARRLADEGLHVIAVDYDADGLEALAAAGIEPLRADLADLDRLDRLPTDVDVLVNNAGVQQVAPVEQFPPERFGYILRLMLESPFRLIRQSLPYMYGRGWGRVVNISSVHGLRASPFKAAYVAAKHGLEGLSKVVALEGAPHGVTSNCVNPAYVRTPLVTAQLADQAATHGLTEAEVLDKVLLEPVAVKRLIEPAEVAELVALLCGPASASVTGSSFVLDGGWTAH; this is encoded by the coding sequence ATGACCACACCACGTCGTGCCCTCGTCACCGGCGCCGCCTCCGGCATCGGCGCAGCCTGCGCCCGGCGGCTCGCTGACGAGGGCCTGCACGTGATCGCCGTCGACTACGACGCCGACGGACTCGAGGCGCTGGCCGCGGCCGGTATCGAGCCGCTGCGGGCGGACCTCGCCGACCTGGATCGGCTGGACCGGCTGCCGACCGACGTGGACGTGCTGGTGAACAACGCCGGCGTCCAGCAGGTCGCCCCGGTCGAGCAGTTCCCGCCGGAGCGGTTCGGGTACATCCTGCGGCTCATGCTCGAGTCGCCGTTCCGCCTGATCCGGCAGTCGCTGCCGTACATGTACGGACGCGGCTGGGGCCGGGTGGTCAACATCAGCTCGGTGCACGGACTGCGCGCCAGCCCGTTCAAGGCGGCGTACGTCGCGGCCAAGCACGGGCTGGAGGGCCTCAGCAAAGTGGTCGCCCTGGAAGGGGCGCCGCACGGGGTCACCAGCAACTGCGTGAACCCGGCGTACGTCCGCACCCCGCTGGTCACCGCGCAGCTCGCCGACCAGGCGGCCACGCACGGCCTGACCGAGGCCGAGGTGCTGGACAAGGTGCTGCTCGAACCGGTCGCGGTGAAGCGGCTGATCGAGCCGGCCGAGGTGGCGGAGCTGGTCGCGCTGTTGTGCGGTCCCGCCTCGGCCTCTGTCACGGGGAGCTCGTTCGTCCTCGACGGCGGCTGGACCGCCCACTAG
- a CDS encoding MFS transporter, translating to MSTTSTDQTGTRTPIRRIVGASLVGTTVEWYDFFLYGVAASVVFGELFFPKGEQLTGTLLSFATFAVGFFARPIGGVVFGHFGDRIGRKKLLVLSLLMMGLATFAIGLLPTYAQVGALAPILLTVLRLIQGFALGGEWGGAVLIVSEHGDPARRGFWASWPQAGAPAGQLIANGVLAALAAFQNEDAFNSWGWRIPFLLSAVLVLVGLWVRLRIEESPLFQQARAKQQPTDRIPFLEVITKYPREVLTAMGARMAENVSYYIFTIVIATYAKDHLGLGKSFALNAVLIGAAVHFCTIPLWGALSDRIGRKPVYLLGAVGVGVWAFVFIAFVDTKNFALATLAVTVGLVLHGAMYGPQASFFTELFGTRVRYSGVSVGYQLASIVAGGLAPFIAVALLKAYDTGYAIAIYVAVCSLISIVAVTSYGETRRRDLAEV from the coding sequence ATGAGTACAACCTCCACAGACCAGACCGGGACCAGGACGCCGATCCGCCGGATCGTCGGCGCCAGCCTGGTCGGGACCACCGTCGAGTGGTACGACTTCTTCCTCTACGGCGTGGCCGCGTCGGTCGTGTTCGGGGAACTGTTCTTCCCCAAGGGCGAGCAGCTGACCGGTACGTTGCTCAGCTTCGCCACCTTCGCGGTCGGGTTCTTCGCCCGGCCGATCGGCGGCGTCGTGTTCGGCCACTTCGGCGACCGGATCGGCCGCAAGAAGCTGCTGGTGCTGTCGCTGCTGATGATGGGTCTGGCCACCTTCGCGATCGGCCTGCTGCCCACGTACGCCCAGGTCGGCGCGCTCGCCCCGATCCTGCTCACCGTGCTCCGGCTGATCCAGGGCTTCGCGCTCGGTGGCGAGTGGGGCGGGGCCGTCCTGATCGTGTCGGAACATGGTGATCCGGCACGGCGCGGCTTCTGGGCCTCCTGGCCGCAGGCGGGTGCGCCGGCCGGCCAGCTGATCGCGAACGGCGTGCTGGCGGCGCTCGCGGCCTTCCAGAACGAGGACGCCTTCAACTCCTGGGGCTGGCGGATCCCGTTCCTGCTGTCCGCGGTGCTCGTCCTGGTCGGGCTCTGGGTCCGGCTGCGGATCGAGGAGTCACCGCTGTTCCAGCAGGCCCGGGCGAAGCAGCAGCCGACCGATCGGATCCCGTTCCTCGAGGTGATCACGAAGTACCCGCGCGAGGTGCTGACCGCGATGGGTGCCCGGATGGCCGAGAACGTCAGCTACTACATCTTCACGATCGTGATCGCCACCTACGCCAAGGATCACCTCGGCCTCGGCAAGTCGTTCGCGCTGAACGCGGTGCTGATCGGCGCCGCCGTGCACTTCTGCACGATCCCGCTGTGGGGCGCGCTGTCCGACCGGATCGGGCGCAAACCGGTGTACCTGCTCGGCGCGGTCGGGGTCGGCGTCTGGGCGTTCGTGTTCATCGCGTTCGTGGACACCAAGAACTTCGCGCTCGCGACTCTCGCCGTCACCGTCGGCCTGGTCCTGCACGGCGCGATGTACGGGCCGCAGGCATCGTTCTTCACCGAGCTGTTCGGCACCCGGGTCCGGTACTCCGGCGTCTCGGTCGGCTACCAGCTGGCCTCGATCGTCGCCGGCGGCCTGGCCCCGTTCATCGCGGTGGCGCTGCTGAAGGCGTACGACACCGGGTACGCGATCGCGATCTACGTGGCGGTCTGCTCGCTGATCTCGATCGTCGCGGTCACCTCGTACGGCGAAACCCGCCGCCGCGACCTCGCCGAGGTCTGA
- a CDS encoding helix-turn-helix domain-containing protein, giving the protein MEELLRLLAEDAPGSELARAAGNDAAARELALRIRAGMDASKKREAELSALVDVARELASARDPGSVLHTIVHRARTLIGTDVAYLTLFDPARGDTYMRATDGSVSAAFQQLRVPLGAGLGGLVAETYKPYWTADYPKDHRFRHTSPIDDAVGEEGLVAILGTPLIVDGAFVGVLFASNRTRRPFNREEVSLLGSLAALAAVTIVQVRAAAETAAALEQLSAAHAGVEHAAAAHDRFADIVLSGGDVDAIAAAVAELLDVWVVLVDALGNELAVAGDVDHDLARKAAAASESGRLTRVGDGWMIAATAKGERLGALVIGGVDELSGADQRIVERAAVVTALVLLFRRQAAEQSQRAQADILADALSGNSEPRALADRLRLLESTRRLPSTVVVAVCRGDHSAVLARLPAPLGEKLVLAGPYAGDLVLLLALPDAVATARTLSEVARRVGVTIAVVGPAAWGAPLVDTHQRATRLVTTMLRLGKYGQSAAPDDLGVAGLVGAAAVDVEAHVDHVLGAVLTYDEQRGTDLIGTLQAYFAASQSPTRAAAALHIHPNTVQQRLDRITALLGEGWQQPEHALDVQVALRLLTTLRG; this is encoded by the coding sequence GTGGAGGAGCTGTTACGGCTCCTGGCCGAGGACGCGCCAGGGAGCGAGCTGGCACGGGCCGCCGGGAACGACGCGGCGGCCCGTGAGCTCGCGCTGCGGATCCGGGCCGGGATGGACGCGAGCAAGAAGCGCGAGGCGGAGCTGTCCGCACTCGTCGACGTCGCTCGCGAACTGGCCTCGGCCCGGGATCCCGGCAGCGTCCTGCACACGATCGTGCACCGGGCCCGCACCCTGATCGGGACCGACGTCGCCTACCTGACCCTGTTCGACCCGGCCCGCGGCGACACGTACATGCGAGCCACCGACGGATCCGTGTCGGCCGCCTTCCAGCAGTTGCGGGTCCCGCTCGGCGCAGGTCTCGGCGGCCTCGTCGCCGAGACGTACAAGCCGTACTGGACCGCCGACTACCCGAAGGACCACCGCTTCCGGCACACGAGCCCGATCGACGACGCGGTCGGGGAGGAGGGGCTGGTCGCGATCCTCGGCACGCCGCTGATCGTGGACGGCGCCTTCGTCGGTGTCCTGTTCGCGTCCAACCGGACCAGGCGGCCGTTCAACCGCGAGGAGGTCTCGCTGCTCGGTTCCCTGGCCGCGTTGGCCGCGGTCACGATCGTCCAGGTCCGGGCGGCGGCCGAGACAGCCGCGGCGTTGGAGCAGTTGTCGGCCGCCCACGCGGGTGTGGAGCACGCAGCGGCCGCGCACGACCGGTTCGCCGACATCGTCCTGTCCGGTGGCGACGTGGACGCGATCGCCGCCGCCGTCGCCGAACTCCTCGACGTCTGGGTCGTCCTGGTGGATGCCCTCGGCAACGAACTGGCCGTGGCCGGCGACGTCGACCACGACCTGGCCCGGAAGGCCGCGGCCGCCTCGGAATCAGGCCGCCTGACCCGCGTCGGCGACGGCTGGATGATCGCCGCGACGGCCAAGGGGGAGCGGCTGGGCGCTCTGGTGATCGGTGGCGTCGACGAACTGTCCGGCGCGGATCAGCGCATCGTGGAACGCGCCGCAGTGGTCACCGCGTTGGTGCTGCTGTTCCGGCGCCAAGCCGCCGAGCAGTCCCAACGCGCCCAGGCAGACATCCTCGCCGACGCCCTCAGCGGCAACTCCGAACCACGAGCCCTCGCCGACCGCCTTCGCCTGTTGGAGTCCACTCGCCGACTCCCCAGCACAGTGGTGGTCGCGGTCTGCCGGGGCGACCACAGCGCAGTACTGGCCAGGCTGCCGGCGCCGCTCGGCGAGAAGCTGGTCCTGGCCGGCCCGTACGCCGGGGACCTCGTACTCCTGCTGGCCCTGCCCGACGCGGTGGCCACGGCTCGCACACTGAGCGAGGTGGCTCGCCGGGTCGGTGTGACGATCGCGGTGGTCGGTCCGGCTGCGTGGGGAGCGCCGTTGGTCGACACGCACCAGCGGGCAACGCGACTGGTCACCACGATGCTCCGCCTCGGCAAGTACGGCCAGTCAGCGGCTCCGGACGACCTGGGCGTCGCGGGCCTGGTCGGTGCGGCCGCGGTGGATGTGGAAGCGCATGTAGATCACGTACTCGGTGCTGTGCTCACGTACGACGAACAGCGCGGTACCGACCTGATCGGCACACTCCAGGCGTACTTCGCGGCAAGCCAGAGCCCGACCCGCGCAGCCGCAGCCCTCCACATCCACCCGAACACCGTCCAGCAACGCCTCGACCGCATCACAGCCCTCCTGGGCGAAGGCTGGCAACAACCGGAACATGCCCTCGACGTCCAGGTCGCGCTCCGGCTCCTCACCACCCTCAGGGGATGA
- a CDS encoding NADP-dependent oxidoreductase, with amino-acid sequence MRALVTRRPEGVDHLELVETDIPEPRPGQVRIKVAAATVNPVDLALAGGQLIQAGLTAARPQFGLGWDVAGTVDAAGPGADLLPGTPVIGLAAHLGQPLKTHAEFVVLDADAVAPAPAGLDLVAAATIPLNARTAQLAVDALDLEPGQTLLVTGAAGAVGGYAIELAKHRGLTVIANAGDEDEDLVRGLGADHFVPRTADLPWAVRDVVPGGADGVVDGAVLGITAQEAVRDYGAHAHLVGPTPWALRGISVHHILAHADRRALTELVQLVEKDILSTRVATTYPLADAATAYERLAKGGVRGRLVLIP; translated from the coding sequence ATGCGCGCACTTGTCACCCGGCGGCCCGAAGGCGTCGACCACCTCGAGCTCGTCGAGACCGACATCCCCGAACCGCGGCCCGGGCAGGTCCGGATCAAGGTAGCGGCCGCCACCGTCAACCCGGTCGACCTCGCCCTGGCCGGCGGCCAGCTGATCCAGGCCGGCCTGACCGCGGCTCGCCCCCAGTTCGGCCTCGGCTGGGACGTGGCCGGCACCGTCGACGCGGCCGGCCCCGGCGCCGACCTGCTTCCCGGTACGCCGGTCATCGGGCTCGCGGCGCATCTCGGCCAGCCGCTGAAGACCCACGCCGAGTTCGTCGTCCTGGACGCCGACGCGGTCGCCCCCGCACCGGCCGGCCTCGACCTGGTCGCGGCGGCGACGATCCCGCTCAACGCCCGCACCGCCCAACTGGCCGTGGACGCGCTCGACCTCGAACCAGGCCAGACCCTGCTCGTCACCGGTGCGGCGGGCGCCGTCGGGGGGTACGCCATCGAGCTCGCCAAGCACCGCGGGCTCACCGTGATCGCGAACGCGGGCGACGAGGACGAGGACCTCGTTCGCGGGCTAGGGGCCGACCACTTCGTACCGCGGACCGCGGACCTGCCGTGGGCGGTACGGGACGTGGTTCCCGGCGGGGCGGACGGGGTGGTCGACGGTGCCGTCCTCGGGATCACCGCGCAGGAGGCGGTCCGCGATTACGGCGCCCACGCGCACCTGGTCGGCCCGACTCCGTGGGCGCTGCGCGGGATCTCGGTCCACCACATCCTGGCCCACGCGGATCGTCGCGCGCTGACGGAGCTCGTGCAGTTGGTGGAGAAGGACATCCTCTCGACCAGGGTCGCCACCACGTACCCGCTGGCCGATGCGGCCACGGCGTACGAGCGGCTGGCCAAGGGCGGAGTACGGGGGCGGCTGGTCCTCATCCCCTGA
- a CDS encoding winged helix-turn-helix transcriptional regulator — MPTRTAAQRREEAARAYDAFIAVCPTRQLVDRISDKWVTLVLCALGDGPKRYSDLSRRIAGVSQKMLTQTLRSLERDGLVVREVTPSVPVRVDYELTPLGTTLMPLIAAIKTWAETHMDEVATSREAYDAVAAR; from the coding sequence ATGCCGACGAGGACCGCCGCGCAGCGCCGCGAGGAGGCCGCGCGCGCGTACGACGCCTTCATCGCGGTGTGCCCGACCCGGCAGCTGGTGGACCGGATCAGCGACAAGTGGGTGACCCTGGTCCTCTGCGCGCTCGGCGACGGGCCGAAACGGTACTCGGACCTGTCCCGCCGGATCGCCGGGGTGAGCCAGAAGATGCTGACCCAGACGCTGCGCTCGCTGGAGCGGGACGGCCTGGTCGTCCGGGAGGTCACGCCGTCCGTGCCGGTCCGGGTGGACTACGAGCTGACTCCGCTGGGGACGACGTTGATGCCGTTGATCGCCGCCATCAAGACGTGGGCGGAGACGCACATGGACGAGGTCGCGACGTCGCGCGAGGCGTACGACGCCGTGGCGGCCCGGTGA
- a CDS encoding DUF2064 domain-containing protein has protein sequence MSDRRYVVLVVPARGTWAPPGRDPEAWRLALAEDTYEVLAALDLVDVAIAVAGGDDESVEELAALTWPGTPVFAVDAERAVLDAVAKVGPSPAVVAVSHDVPDLPGLLVGKLFRALGSADLAVTPAEDGSLAAIGVRLPVAGWVDELAPDFDTSLATLDEHKPRRHAVALGPGWHRLRSAADIARLDPGLEGWDATRSQLRGS, from the coding sequence GTGAGCGATCGGCGCTACGTCGTCCTGGTCGTACCGGCCCGGGGGACGTGGGCACCGCCTGGACGGGACCCGGAGGCCTGGCGGCTCGCGCTGGCCGAGGACACGTACGAGGTACTGGCCGCCCTCGATCTCGTCGACGTCGCGATCGCCGTGGCAGGCGGGGACGACGAGTCGGTGGAGGAGCTGGCGGCGCTGACCTGGCCGGGGACACCCGTGTTCGCTGTCGACGCGGAGCGGGCCGTGCTCGACGCGGTGGCGAAGGTGGGCCCGTCGCCGGCGGTCGTTGCGGTGAGCCACGACGTCCCGGATCTGCCCGGGCTGCTGGTCGGCAAGTTGTTCCGCGCGCTCGGATCCGCGGATCTGGCGGTGACCCCGGCCGAGGACGGTTCGCTGGCCGCGATCGGGGTCCGGCTGCCGGTGGCCGGGTGGGTCGACGAGCTGGCTCCGGACTTCGACACGTCGCTGGCCACGCTGGACGAGCACAAACCCCGGCGGCACGCGGTCGCCCTCGGTCCGGGCTGGCACCGGCTGCGCTCGGCGGCCGATATCGCCCGGCTGGATCCGGGCCTGGAGGGCTGGGACGCGACCCGCTCCCAACTTCGTGGAAGTTGA